A part of Desulfobacter sp. genomic DNA contains:
- a CDS encoding MerR family DNA-binding transcriptional regulator codes for MNDKKTTTFTISQIADQLDISTRTVRFYEEKGLISPGRTPGNQRIYTPRNKARLKLILRGKRFGFSLEEIAEMIGMADTSVDEIDQIERSLAFGETKLKEIQDRKKELSLLEQDILATRDKLLKRKKELEQKEEKP; via the coding sequence ATGAATGATAAAAAAACCACAACCTTCACCATTTCCCAGATTGCCGATCAATTGGATATTTCCACCAGAACCGTAAGATTTTACGAAGAAAAAGGACTGATCAGCCCCGGCAGGACCCCGGGCAACCAGCGCATCTACACCCCCAGGAACAAGGCCCGGCTGAAACTCATTCTCAGGGGCAAGCGATTCGGGTTCAGCCTTGAAGAAATTGCAGAGATGATCGGCATGGCCGACACCAGCGTGGATGAAATCGATCAGATTGAACGGAGCCTGGCATTCGGGGAAACCAAACTAAAGGAGATCCAGGACAGAAAAAAAGAATTGTCATTATTGGAGCAGGATATCCTGGCCACCCGGGACAAACTGCTCAAACGGAAAAAAGAGCTTGAACAAAAGGAGGAAAAGCCATGA
- a CDS encoding pentapeptide repeat-containing protein has product MPKFTDQEWEEYLKEHQSGFEGNPEHLRVLLEQGVDGWNEWRDENPEINPNLSCVDLEIHKERLSPSSLYKKIAHSSNNIIKRGDENKQIRFSFLKINFNRTNLERANLSNVDLEKARLGFSNLRNSKLQQTRFQGAYLQASDFQGADLFWTDLKDATMNQANLQNSLLVYADFTRAIVADIKYTKEIRILGQVFFSYNTIKSFHGINVGSCIGNQVFRRYAMDQDFIETFKKNQPDWLYKVLYYLWRVSSDCGQSILLWVFWSILIAIWFAAMFAGLGEKAFVIPNLDFYDFDTLIYYSVVTFTTLGFGDITPKTPTAAQWVMAEVITGYIMLGGLISIFATKLARRS; this is encoded by the coding sequence ATGCCGAAGTTCACTGATCAGGAGTGGGAAGAGTATCTAAAGGAACATCAGTCTGGATTTGAAGGTAATCCTGAGCATCTTAGAGTCCTTTTAGAACAAGGTGTTGATGGATGGAATGAGTGGAGAGATGAGAATCCAGAGATTAATCCAAATTTGTCTTGTGTTGATTTAGAAATACATAAAGAGCGCTTATCTCCATCCAGTTTGTATAAGAAAATAGCACATTCGTCCAATAATATTATTAAAAGAGGTGATGAAAATAAACAAATTCGATTTAGCTTTTTAAAGATAAATTTTAACCGAACAAATCTTGAACGGGCGAACCTTTCCAACGTCGACTTAGAAAAAGCAAGGCTTGGATTTTCTAACTTAAGGAACTCAAAACTACAACAGACCCGTTTCCAAGGAGCGTACTTGCAGGCTTCAGACTTCCAAGGAGCAGATTTGTTTTGGACCGATTTAAAAGATGCAACAATGAATCAAGCTAACCTGCAAAATTCATTATTAGTATATGCTGATTTCACTCGGGCTATTGTCGCTGATATTAAATATACGAAAGAAATAAGAATATTGGGGCAAGTGTTTTTTTCCTATAACACAATCAAAAGTTTTCATGGGATAAATGTAGGGTCTTGTATCGGAAATCAAGTATTTCGAAGATATGCGATGGATCAGGATTTCATTGAAACTTTCAAAAAGAATCAACCGGACTGGCTTTATAAGGTTTTATACTATCTTTGGAGGGTATCAAGTGACTGTGGTCAATCAATTCTTTTATGGGTGTTTTGGTCAATTCTCATCGCCATTTGGTTTGCTGCCATGTTCGCTGGCCTTGGGGAAAAAGCCTTTGTCATCCCCAACCTCGATTTTTATGACTTTGACACCCTGATTTATTACAGCGTAGTCACCTTCACAACCCTTGGATTCGGAGACATAACACCCAAAACCCCCACTGCCGCCCAATGGGTCATGGCAGAGGTCATCACAGGATACATAATGCTAGGTGGACTGATTTCAATATTTGCCACGAAGTTGGCGAGGAGGAGTTAG
- a CDS encoding pentapeptide repeat-containing protein: MNPFHNAYEFQNKLFKKLGLENESIIGKSFFDCDFHNCNFSYTNFDSTLFEDCSFSQCNFSLSKMVRTQIRGVVFRNCKIVGVDFQKCDPLMIDFKLEECNVRSCIFSNLCLKKHSFHKSDLIECDFVNSDLSEANLSESDFSGSLFDNTNLFKANFKNSTNYSINPLNNNIKKAKFSLPEVLTLLGAYEIKIL; encoded by the coding sequence ATGAATCCATTTCATAACGCATACGAATTCCAGAATAAACTATTCAAAAAACTTGGTTTGGAAAATGAAAGCATCATCGGCAAATCTTTTTTTGACTGTGATTTTCATAATTGCAATTTTTCATATACCAATTTCGACTCAACCCTTTTTGAAGACTGTTCTTTTTCTCAATGTAACTTTTCTTTATCCAAGATGGTTAGGACGCAGATTCGAGGGGTCGTTTTCAGGAATTGTAAAATTGTAGGAGTTGATTTTCAAAAATGTGACCCCCTGATGATTGATTTCAAATTGGAGGAGTGTAATGTAAGAAGTTGTATTTTTTCAAATCTCTGCCTGAAAAAACACAGCTTTCACAAATCCGATTTAATCGAATGTGATTTTGTTAATTCAGATCTTTCGGAAGCCAATCTTTCCGAATCAGATTTTTCAGGGTCACTCTTTGACAACACGAATCTGTTTAAAGCAAATTTTAAAAATTCCACTAATTATAGTATCAACCCGCTTAACAATAATATAAAGAAAGCAAAATTCTCTTTACCTGAGGTGTTAACATTACTGGGTGCATATGAAATCAAAATTCTATAA
- a CDS encoding AMP-binding protein produces the protein MTVIEIVEQNARRFPDKPALCDMSREFTFSQVFEKAKQASALFQGAGIQKGDVVALMGQNSFDWVFSYFGILMAGGVVVPVNHKLTAPEAAYILRDSGAKLLLFDGQLAQVAHNLDLDIPQMAMDSPAPSTPLLWEHAAKALEPVTIEENDLAQILYTSGTTGNPKGCLHTHAGVVAAGITGARAVDLDQSDRMLVAMPIWHSSPLNNWFMGITHVGGTTVLIREYHPLHFLEAVQNRKCTAYFGAPISYIMPMQVIPNFGDYDLSSMKAWIYGGGPIAPETVKKLTAAYKSDRFFQVYGMTESGPTGAVLRPEDHQKHAGSIGCRALPGASLKVMKNQNSQAGPGETGEIWLQAGSMMKGYLNRPDATKAAFHDGWYKTGDMASIDQDGYLFIVDRIKDMIVTGGENVYSKEVEDKIMEHPHVAEAAVIGTPHPDWGETVHAAVVAAQGQDITEAELDEFLSQRLAKFKIPKIYHLLPELPHTPSGKVMKYKLREDLKK, from the coding sequence ATGACAGTGATCGAGATTGTTGAACAAAATGCTCGCCGGTTTCCGGATAAACCGGCCCTGTGCGACATGTCCCGGGAGTTCACATTCAGCCAGGTTTTTGAAAAAGCAAAGCAGGCCTCGGCCCTGTTCCAGGGGGCCGGCATACAAAAGGGGGATGTGGTGGCCCTCATGGGCCAGAACTCCTTTGACTGGGTCTTTTCCTATTTCGGTATCCTCATGGCCGGGGGCGTGGTGGTGCCGGTGAACCACAAACTGACGGCTCCGGAAGCGGCATACATTCTCAGGGACAGCGGGGCAAAACTCCTTTTATTTGACGGGCAGCTGGCCCAGGTGGCCCATAACCTGGACCTGGATATTCCCCAAATGGCCATGGACAGCCCTGCTCCGTCCACCCCCCTGCTTTGGGAGCACGCCGCCAAAGCTTTAGAGCCGGTAACCATAGAGGAAAATGACCTGGCCCAGATTCTTTATACCTCCGGCACCACAGGCAATCCCAAAGGCTGTTTGCACACCCACGCCGGCGTGGTCGCGGCTGGAATAACCGGGGCCCGGGCAGTCGACCTTGATCAGTCCGACCGGATGCTGGTGGCCATGCCCATCTGGCACTCCTCCCCGCTGAACAACTGGTTCATGGGCATCACCCATGTGGGCGGCACCACCGTGCTGATCCGCGAATACCATCCCCTCCACTTCCTGGAGGCGGTCCAGAACAGGAAATGCACGGCCTATTTCGGTGCACCCATCTCCTATATCATGCCCATGCAGGTGATTCCCAACTTCGGGGATTATGATCTATCTTCAATGAAGGCATGGATATACGGAGGCGGCCCCATTGCCCCTGAAACCGTAAAAAAACTGACTGCCGCCTATAAATCCGACCGGTTCTTCCAGGTTTACGGAATGACCGAGTCCGGCCCCACCGGCGCGGTGCTCCGCCCCGAGGACCATCAAAAACACGCCGGCTCCATTGGCTGCCGGGCATTGCCGGGCGCAAGTCTGAAGGTAATGAAGAACCAGAATTCCCAGGCCGGCCCCGGGGAAACCGGCGAAATCTGGCTTCAGGCCGGTTCCATGATGAAAGGCTACCTCAACCGGCCAGATGCCACGAAGGCGGCCTTCCACGACGGCTGGTACAAAACCGGGGACATGGCCAGCATCGACCAGGACGGTTACCTCTTCATCGTGGACCGGATCAAGGACATGATCGTCACCGGCGGAGAAAACGTCTATTCAAAGGAGGTGGAAGACAAAATCATGGAACACCCCCATGTGGCCGAAGCTGCGGTCATCGGCACCCCGCATCCGGACTGGGGCGAAACCGTCCATGCAGCCGTGGTGGCCGCCCAGGGCCAGGATATCACTGAGGCCGAACTGGACGAGTTTCTCTCCCAGCGGCTGGCAAAATTCAAAATACCCAAAATCTACCACCTTTTACCGGAACTCCCCCACACCCCTTCGGGCAAGGTGATGAAATATAAACTCAGAGAAGACTTAAAAAAATAG
- a CDS encoding HD domain-containing protein: MMEKSGDHLFFPLAQLSKSESIFSGTDREEFSIKYKPIMMPILGKQLAVNTYYANDLIAAANTPITIELLRIFDDLKINFKVNRYDVTHEDRDHALDLAMAEIIQSKRSFLDQLDEQDFPAIQTRVETFLKNTLGSPKIKQFENHFQEVKGYLQMANSAISSDQKFIGTAAALDRIYQNEKEKFKLKKMESGETIDHIIKTCWLSLIIADALEDFDEKECETLSIICMGHDGGKCLIPKDILYKQGRHTQIESDIMKSHVLLSYILSSDNQHRPSLESFAMALHHQKENPDLPQSYSILEECRTSFYQYLTPEAQNQLNETYHLTKKYYRVISIADTFEAISAERVYKKASSIGKTLKIMLKEDKNNNFFYTPYLNAFIKVLLNRFFPHNLLFTISNEFIETFLASNQLSPQEKSFYKSTYKGIIINSCSTLDQTLDCVVYNIQNKNVVHNLKVSPDFFLDQIYL; encoded by the coding sequence GTGATGGAAAAATCTGGCGACCATCTTTTTTTCCCACTGGCTCAGTTGAGCAAATCCGAAAGCATTTTCAGCGGAACGGATAGAGAAGAATTCTCTATAAAATACAAGCCCATCATGATGCCCATTCTGGGTAAGCAATTGGCGGTAAACACCTATTATGCCAATGACCTTATTGCGGCAGCCAACACCCCCATCACCATTGAACTGCTCAGAATATTTGATGACCTTAAAATCAATTTCAAGGTCAACCGCTATGATGTTACCCATGAGGACCGGGACCATGCCCTGGACCTTGCCATGGCCGAAATCATCCAAAGCAAACGCAGCTTTCTGGATCAATTGGATGAGCAGGACTTTCCCGCGATTCAAACCCGGGTAGAGACATTTCTGAAAAACACGCTGGGAAGCCCTAAAATCAAACAGTTTGAAAATCATTTCCAAGAAGTTAAAGGGTATCTGCAGATGGCGAACAGTGCGATTTCTTCGGACCAGAAATTCATTGGAACCGCAGCAGCGCTGGATCGTATCTATCAAAATGAAAAAGAAAAATTCAAACTAAAGAAAATGGAATCAGGGGAAACCATTGACCATATTATTAAAACCTGCTGGCTGTCATTGATTATTGCCGATGCCCTGGAGGATTTCGATGAAAAAGAGTGTGAAACCCTGAGCATCATATGCATGGGCCACGACGGCGGCAAATGTCTGATCCCAAAGGACATTCTCTACAAGCAGGGACGTCATACCCAGATAGAATCAGACATCATGAAAAGCCATGTGCTTCTTTCTTATATTCTTTCATCTGACAACCAGCACAGACCAAGCCTTGAGTCTTTTGCCATGGCCTTACACCACCAAAAAGAGAACCCGGACCTGCCGCAAAGTTACAGCATTTTAGAAGAATGCCGTACCTCGTTTTATCAGTATCTGACCCCGGAAGCCCAGAATCAGTTAAATGAGACCTATCATTTAACCAAAAAATACTACCGGGTCATCAGTATTGCCGATACCTTTGAGGCCATTTCCGCAGAACGGGTATATAAAAAAGCGTCATCCATCGGAAAAACCCTGAAAATCATGCTCAAGGAGGACAAGAACAACAACTTTTTTTACACCCCCTATTTGAATGCTTTCATCAAAGTGTTATTGAACCGGTTCTTTCCCCATAATCTGCTTTTTACCATTTCCAACGAATTCATAGAAACTTTTTTAGCCAGTAACCAGCTAAGCCCCCAGGAAAAATCCTTTTATAAATCCACCTATAAAGGCATCATTATCAACTCCTGCTCTACCCTGGACCAGACCCTGGATTGCGTGGTTTACAATATTCAGAACAAAAACGTGGTCCATAATCTCAAAGTCTCTCCGGATTTTTTCCTGGATCAGATATACCTGTAA
- a CDS encoding nucleoside deaminase, with the protein MTNDEKFMTKAIELAKQAVESGNEPFGAVLVKDEKIVFENENQIYTKTDPTFHAEAGLLHRFCQETHITDLSNYTLYSSCEPCFMCCGAMVWMKVGRLVYGASDIDLCALLGEEGSHCCETVFSKSPHKPKVTSGILREKSLKVMAEYFANHKKG; encoded by the coding sequence ATGACAAACGATGAAAAATTTATGACAAAGGCCATTGAACTGGCAAAACAGGCGGTCGAGAGCGGCAATGAGCCGTTTGGTGCAGTACTCGTGAAAGATGAAAAAATTGTCTTTGAAAATGAAAACCAAATCTATACGAAGACAGATCCTACGTTCCACGCAGAGGCAGGGCTTTTGCACAGATTCTGCCAAGAAACGCACATCACAGACTTATCCAACTACACGCTGTATTCGAGTTGTGAGCCGTGCTTTATGTGCTGCGGTGCGATGGTATGGATGAAGGTGGGCAGACTTGTATATGGTGCGAGCGACATTGACCTGTGCGCCCTTCTTGGTGAAGAGGGCAGCCACTGCTGCGAGACAGTTTTCAGCAAGTCGCCTCACAAACCCAAAGTAACCAGTGGTATCCTGCGGGAGAAGAGCCTCAAGGTTATGGCCGAATACTTCGCCAACCATAAAAAGGGCTGA
- a CDS encoding acyl-CoA/acyl-ACP dehydrogenase, with protein MFEYLLTDEQKALQAEAREFVKSIPRKMILDMDKDKIQFPKEFLQEAGRRNLMGCRYPKEWGGRGLDWVSTCMVMEEVGVLGYIFACTFGVGAELVCDAIILHGTDAQKAKYVKPLLRGDIFAAECLTEPRGGSDFFGTTTTAEDKGDHFLLNGQKRFIVGGEGADYFLVYARTDPDAEPRDGISCFIVDRTQGVKTEYLYGLMGCRGGGAARMVFKDVVVPKENLLGGLNQGVKVFNTMMIPERLGTAAMTIGAAIPAVDVATGYTSKRKAFGRPVAAFQGVSFQVAEAVTLLDAARAMIYTTARAVDAGIDSKQIRRLVSESKKFVTESCQKAAHNAMQVMGGIGYTDIYPVERIFRDLRLASIWTGTNEVMSMIIANEWYKEYWKEKNNPRIRDMEMDAAAAHETEEKIYE; from the coding sequence ATGTTCGAATATCTACTCACCGATGAACAAAAGGCGCTCCAGGCCGAAGCCAGGGAATTTGTAAAGAGTATTCCCAGAAAAATGATTCTTGACATGGACAAGGACAAAATCCAGTTTCCCAAGGAATTTCTCCAGGAGGCGGGGCGCCGGAACCTCATGGGCTGCCGTTACCCAAAGGAATGGGGCGGCAGAGGGCTTGACTGGGTCTCCACCTGTATGGTCATGGAGGAAGTCGGGGTACTGGGCTATATATTTGCCTGCACCTTTGGCGTGGGTGCAGAACTGGTCTGCGACGCCATCATCCTCCACGGCACCGACGCCCAGAAGGCAAAATACGTAAAACCCCTGCTGCGGGGTGACATATTTGCCGCCGAATGCCTGACCGAACCCAGGGGCGGATCTGACTTTTTCGGCACCACGACCACCGCAGAAGACAAGGGAGACCATTTTCTGCTTAACGGCCAGAAACGTTTCATCGTCGGCGGCGAAGGCGCAGATTATTTCCTGGTCTATGCCCGCACCGATCCGGATGCAGAGCCCAGGGACGGGATTTCCTGTTTCATTGTTGACCGCACCCAAGGGGTAAAAACAGAATACCTGTACGGACTTATGGGCTGCCGGGGCGGCGGCGCCGCCCGCATGGTATTCAAAGATGTGGTGGTCCCCAAAGAAAACCTGCTGGGCGGGCTCAACCAGGGCGTGAAAGTCTTTAACACCATGATGATCCCGGAACGCCTGGGCACCGCCGCCATGACCATCGGTGCCGCCATCCCGGCCGTGGATGTGGCCACAGGCTACACCTCCAAGCGGAAAGCCTTCGGCCGGCCAGTGGCCGCTTTCCAGGGCGTCTCTTTCCAGGTTGCCGAAGCGGTCACCCTCCTGGATGCGGCCCGGGCCATGATTTACACAACGGCCAGGGCCGTGGATGCCGGCATCGATTCCAAGCAGATCCGCCGCCTGGTGTCTGAATCCAAAAAATTTGTCACTGAATCCTGCCAGAAAGCCGCCCACAATGCCATGCAGGTCATGGGCGGCATCGGTTACACCGACATTTACCCGGTGGAGCGAATCTTCAGGGACCTGCGCCTGGCCTCCATCTGGACCGGCACCAATGAGGTCATGTCCATGATCATTGCCAATGAATGGTATAAGGAATACTGGAAGGAGAAAAACAATCCCAGAATAAGGGATATGGAAATGGATGCAGCCGCTGCCCATGAAACGGAAGAAAAAATCTATGAATAA
- a CDS encoding M23 family metallopeptidase has translation MRIRPWTVVLFIALALTSISHAKNTTDKGEAITIAHPKKAGIGQPFLVRLTSSQAFDKLSVHWMGRVVIPSVSQWNERHVGIAMLGTDILTVKSGPQSLVVRAWTGGKETVWHRSVNIVARSYPRQELNLPSKMVTPPATELKRIKEERVRTQKAKDTWSGQRLWRLPFHRPVGGKTTSTYGLQRILNGKPKNPHRGIDFRAIRGTAIKSVADGRVILAESHYFAGNSLYIDHGNGVISLYFHLSKFNVSKGEIVKRGQIIGLAGSTGRATGPHLHLSISVQGQLVDPAPLFDGTTDQLLR, from the coding sequence TTGAGAATAAGGCCTTGGACCGTTGTACTATTTATAGCCCTTGCCCTGACTTCAATCAGCCATGCAAAAAATACCACTGACAAAGGAGAGGCCATCACCATCGCCCATCCGAAAAAGGCGGGCATTGGGCAGCCTTTTCTTGTTCGATTGACATCATCTCAGGCCTTTGACAAGCTCTCTGTACATTGGATGGGGCGGGTGGTGATTCCATCCGTCTCCCAATGGAATGAACGTCATGTTGGGATTGCCATGTTGGGAACCGATATCCTCACCGTCAAATCAGGGCCCCAATCACTTGTTGTCCGGGCCTGGACAGGCGGAAAGGAGACAGTCTGGCATCGGTCCGTGAATATTGTTGCCCGGTCGTATCCCCGCCAAGAGCTTAATTTACCATCCAAAATGGTGACGCCCCCCGCGACTGAACTTAAACGGATCAAGGAAGAACGGGTGCGGACTCAAAAGGCCAAAGACACCTGGTCTGGCCAACGGCTGTGGCGGCTGCCTTTTCATCGGCCGGTTGGCGGGAAGACCACCAGCACCTATGGCCTGCAACGCATTCTGAACGGCAAACCCAAAAACCCTCACCGAGGAATAGATTTCAGGGCAATTAGAGGAACTGCCATAAAATCAGTTGCTGATGGTCGGGTCATTCTGGCTGAGTCCCACTATTTTGCTGGCAACTCACTGTATATCGATCACGGCAACGGCGTCATCTCTCTATATTTTCACCTGAGCAAATTTAACGTTTCTAAGGGGGAAATTGTAAAAAGAGGACAGATTATAGGGCTTGCCGGCAGTACAGGGCGGGCAACGGGTCCCCATCTCCATCTTTCCATCTCGGTACAGGGGCAATTGGTCGATCCGGCGCCGTTATTTGATGGGACAACCGATCAGTTGCTCAGGTAG
- a CDS encoding 4-oxalocrotonate tautomerase family protein — protein MPYVNIKITDENVTKDQKSKLIQGVTQLLVDVLDKNPSTTVVVIDEVNTDNWGIGGRCVTELRKGK, from the coding sequence ATGCCGTACGTCAATATTAAGATTACAGATGAAAATGTAACCAAAGATCAAAAATCAAAACTGATCCAGGGGGTGACTCAGCTACTGGTTGATGTGCTGGATAAAAATCCTTCGACGACGGTGGTTGTCATTGATGAGGTTAATACGGATAACTGGGGGATCGGCGGCAGGTGTGTCACGGAACTTAGAAAAGGTAAATAA
- a CDS encoding potassium transporter, protein MENIWIIGAGKFGLRAAKWLMKQERDLDILMVDRDRASLVDAQGLGCRTSARDGIDFLCSRLTRGAGPDWVVPAVPVHLAWEWCRRHLGRDRAVSLDLPQGIKSFFPNPMDGPTGDIYVSHADFICPPNCNEPDDRCTKTGKPRKPDMFRILAEVDWKGIVPFVIQSQQLGPGVGGYRPSSLFQLRDRVAAHCGPFFVATACRCHGVVSGGRMIG, encoded by the coding sequence ATGGAAAATATATGGATCATAGGTGCCGGGAAATTCGGATTGAGGGCGGCCAAGTGGCTGATGAAGCAGGAGCGGGATTTAGATATACTGATGGTAGATCGGGACCGCGCATCCCTGGTGGATGCCCAGGGGCTGGGGTGCCGGACATCGGCCCGGGACGGCATTGATTTCCTCTGCAGCCGCCTGACCCGGGGGGCGGGGCCGGACTGGGTGGTGCCCGCAGTGCCGGTTCACCTGGCCTGGGAATGGTGCCGGCGGCATCTTGGCCGGGACCGGGCGGTTTCCCTGGACCTGCCCCAGGGCATCAAATCCTTTTTCCCCAATCCCATGGACGGCCCCACAGGGGATATCTATGTCAGCCATGCCGATTTCATCTGCCCGCCCAATTGCAATGAACCCGACGACAGATGCACCAAGACCGGCAAACCCAGGAAACCGGATATGTTCCGCATCCTGGCCGAAGTGGACTGGAAGGGGATTGTTCCCTTTGTGATTCAAAGCCAGCAGCTGGGACCGGGGGTCGGAGGGTACAGGCCTTCATCCCTGTTTCAGCTCAGGGACAGGGTCGCAGCACATTGCGGGCCCTTTTTCGTGGCAACGGCCTGCCGCTGCCACGGTGTGGTCAGCGGGGGGCGGATGATCGGGTAA
- a CDS encoding D-glycerate dehydrogenase translates to MEPKKILVTRQFPESGLNLLRQEGFQLTAWAKDRPMTPTELVDNCQGHQGLFCTVTDAISQKFLDKCNQLEIISQYAVGYDNIDVDHATSLGIPIAYTPDIMTEATADVAFGLMIATARKMFFSHKLILKGEWGPFKPKANLGFELTGKTLGVFGMGRIGIAMAKRCRRAYGMNILYCNRSPYPEVEKDLGAQKVNFKTLLEKSDVVSVHCPLTAETKGIFGKTAFEQMKSSAIFINTARGQVHNQVDLIEALDKGEIWGAGLDVADPEPMKNDNPLLFMENTCVLPHIGSATHEARDGMSKLAAENIIEFYRTGSATNIINPQVFNKH, encoded by the coding sequence ATGGAACCTAAAAAAATATTAGTAACCCGGCAATTTCCAGAATCGGGACTGAATCTTCTTAGACAAGAAGGCTTTCAACTAACCGCCTGGGCAAAAGACAGGCCAATGACCCCAACTGAATTGGTTGATAATTGTCAGGGACACCAGGGTTTATTCTGTACTGTTACAGATGCAATCAGTCAAAAATTTTTGGATAAGTGCAACCAATTGGAGATTATTTCCCAGTATGCTGTCGGATATGACAATATTGATGTGGACCATGCAACAAGCCTTGGCATTCCGATCGCTTATACACCGGATATCATGACTGAGGCAACGGCAGATGTTGCTTTTGGCTTAATGATTGCCACAGCTCGAAAGATGTTTTTCAGCCATAAACTCATATTAAAGGGAGAATGGGGACCTTTTAAACCGAAAGCCAACTTGGGATTTGAGTTAACAGGTAAGACGTTAGGGGTTTTCGGAATGGGGCGAATTGGAATAGCCATGGCCAAACGATGCCGAAGGGCTTACGGGATGAATATTCTATATTGTAATCGGAGCCCGTATCCAGAAGTCGAAAAAGATCTGGGTGCCCAGAAAGTAAACTTTAAAACCCTGCTAGAAAAAAGTGATGTGGTCTCTGTCCACTGCCCGTTGACCGCTGAAACAAAAGGGATTTTTGGCAAGACGGCATTTGAGCAGATGAAATCATCAGCAATCTTTATTAATACAGCCAGGGGGCAGGTTCACAACCAGGTTGACCTTATTGAGGCCTTGGACAAAGGAGAAATCTGGGGGGCCGGCCTTGATGTCGCAGATCCTGAACCAATGAAAAATGACAATCCTTTGCTGTTTATGGAAAACACCTGCGTGCTACCGCATATCGGTTCAGCCACACATGAGGCCAGGGATGGCATGTCAAAACTGGCCGCCGAAAATATAATTGAATTTTATCGTACTGGATCAGCCACCAATATTATTAATCCACAGGTTTTTAACAAACATTGA
- a CDS encoding DUF2971 domain-containing protein, protein MEGWKERMVRYLFSNNPEDLNLDKGVDLKTKNTPKKLAKYFSINENTIDNLLNDTVWCADPNLFNDPYDTVLRFDIDQFSRSTILGNELLGALKHVQGFDIDKEINKNSFYKDPIKAYLEVIKNRDPLAGRERMRALEDSVIQMEMKFNVQKGSQLGKDARDTFRICCFSEDPYSMPMWYHYAERHQGFCLVYELNRSRKDIPLMANIWPVLYVKTFLDSTQYFKSKDQRQMINAIFFATIHKAYDWRAEKEWRLIVLKKNNNAGVTYPFKKPLAIYLGNEMKKENKEQLTNIAFDRQIAIYEMRPSKNEYKMEPKLISK, encoded by the coding sequence ATGGAAGGTTGGAAAGAAAGGATGGTCAGATACCTATTTAGCAACAACCCTGAGGACTTAAACTTAGATAAAGGTGTAGATCTGAAAACTAAAAATACACCCAAAAAACTGGCTAAATATTTTTCAATTAATGAAAATACTATTGATAACCTTCTCAACGATACTGTTTGGTGTGCAGATCCAAATTTGTTTAATGATCCATACGATACGGTCCTAAGATTTGATATAGACCAGTTCTCTCGTTCCACCATCTTGGGAAATGAATTATTAGGCGCACTTAAGCATGTTCAAGGGTTTGATATAGATAAGGAAATCAATAAGAATTCATTTTATAAAGACCCTATCAAAGCGTACTTAGAGGTAATTAAAAACAGAGATCCCTTGGCCGGGAGGGAGCGTATGAGAGCGCTTGAAGACTCAGTTATTCAGATGGAAATGAAATTCAACGTACAGAAAGGGTCCCAGTTGGGTAAGGATGCAAGGGATACGTTTAGAATATGTTGCTTTTCAGAAGATCCGTATTCAATGCCAATGTGGTATCATTATGCAGAAAGGCATCAGGGATTTTGTTTAGTTTACGAATTGAATAGGTCTCGCAAAGATATCCCTTTAATGGCAAACATTTGGCCCGTATTATATGTTAAGACCTTTTTAGATAGCACCCAGTATTTCAAAAGCAAAGACCAAAGGCAAATGATTAATGCCATTTTTTTTGCAACTATACACAAAGCTTATGATTGGCGAGCCGAAAAAGAATGGAGACTGATCGTTTTAAAAAAAAACAATAATGCTGGTGTGACTTATCCTTTCAAAAAGCCATTAGCTATTTATTTAGGTAATGAAATGAAGAAAGAAAATAAAGAACAGTTGACCAACATTGCTTTCGATAGACAGATAGCTATTTATGAGATGAGGCCATCTAAAAATGAGTACAAAATGGAACCAAAACTTATATCAAAATGA